Genomic segment of Ewingella sp. CoE-038-23:
ATGGAAAAAATTGGCGCAATCATTGAAGACATCCGCGAGCGCACAGCCAACGGCCAGCCAGTTCTGGTCGGTACTATCTCAATTGAGAAGTCAGAAGTGGTTTCGCGTGAGCTGGATAAAGCAGGCATCGCGCACAGCGTTCTAAACGCCAAATTCCACGCCAAAGAAGCGGATATCGTTGCTCAGGCGGGCCAACCAAGCGCGGTAACCATCGCCACTAACATGGCCGGTCGTGGTACTGACATCGTGCTGGGTGGTAGCTGGCAGGTTGAGATTGAAAACCTGGGCGAAGACGTGACTGACGAGCAAAAAGCGCAGATCAAAGCAGCATGGCAGATTCGCCATGACGCGGTTCTGGCTTCTGGTGGTCTGCACATCATCGGTACAGAACGTCATGAATCTCGCCGTATCGATAACCAGCTGCGTGGTCGTGCGGGTCGTCAGGGTGACGCCGGTTCATCTCGTTTCTACCTGTCGATGGAAGATGCGCTGATGCGTATCTTCGCGTCAGACCGCGTTTCCAACATGATGCGTAAGCTGGGTATGAAGCCGGGCGAAGCGATTGAACACCCTTGGGTGACCAAAGCGATCGCTAACGCACAGCGTAAAGTTGAAAGCCGTAACTTTGATATTCGTAAGCAACTGCTTGAATATGATGATGTTGCCAGCGATCAGCGTCGTGCAATCTACAGCCAGCGTAACGAGCTGTTGGACGTGTCTGACGTGAGCGAAACCATTCGCAGCATCCGCGAAGACGTGTTCAAAAGCACCATCGACAGCTACATTCCACCTCAGTCTCTGGAAGAAATGTGGGATGTTGAAGGTCTGGAACAGCGCCTGAAAAACGATTTCGAGCTGGAAATGCCGATTGCAGAGTGGCTGGACAAAGAGCCAGAGCTGCATGAAGAGACGCTGCGCGAGCGCATTCTGGCCAACGCGATGGAGTCTTACGCACGTAAAGAAGAAGTGGTTGGCGTTGAGATGATGCGCAACTTTGAGAAAGGCGTGATGTTGCAAACGCTGGACTCACTGTGGAAAGAGCACTTGGCGGCGATGGATTACCTGCGTCAAGGTATCCACTTACGTGGCTACGCGCAGAAAGATCCAAAGCAAGAGTACAAGCGCGAATCCTTCGCGATGTTCGCTTCTATGCTGGAATCACTGAAATATGAAGTGGTTAGCGTACTGAGTAAAGTTCAGGTTCGCATGCCGGAAGAAGTCGAAGCGATGGAAGAGCAGCGCCGAGAAGAAGCGGAGCGTCTGGCACGCCAGCAGCATCTTAGCCATCAGGACCAGACTTCTTTGGAAATCGAAGAAGCCGAGCGTCTGGCATCTGGCTCTCAGGGCGACCGTAAAGTGGGCCGTAACGACCCATGCCCATGTGGTTCTGGTAAGAAATACAAACAGTGCCACGGCCGTTTACAGAAGTAAGCTATTAGCTCCGTGAGTCTATAAAGTCAAAGGGCGGTTAATCACCGCCCTTTGCTTATGGTCAGCACCTTAAGATGAATAAGGATGGAAACATGTCGCTGAAAAGAATCACTATTTCGGTGGGAATTATTCGTAACGCGCAGAAAGAGATCTTCATTACTCAGCGCGATGCTTCCTCACATATGGCTGGGTTCTGGGAGTTTCCGGGCGGTAAAGTCGAGCAGGGCGAAACGCCTGTGCAGGCGGTGATTCGCGAGTTGCAGGAAGAGGCGGGTATTGTGGCTGAAAAGCCGGTGCTGATTAAAAGCCTTGAGCATATCTTCCCGGATCGCGTGATTAACCTGCACTTCCACTTGGTTGAGCAGTGGCAGGGTGAGCCTTACGGCAAAGAGGGGCAGCCAATGCGCTGGGTACCGCAGGCCGAGCTTAAAGTGGAAGATTTCCCTCCGGCCAATGAGTCGATTGTTAAAGCTTTAAATAATGGTGAGATTTAACACTCACTAAAGCAAAAAAGGAGCCTAAGGCTCCTTTTTTATTGACTGGCTGAAACGCCGGATTAGTGAATTTCCTCTTCGCTCCAGTCATCCAGATCATTGATATCGCCTTTGCTGGGAATGCGCTTCTCTTCGTCAGCCCATTCGCCAAGGTCGATAAGCTGGCAACGCTTGCAGCAGAAAGGTCGATAAGGGCTCTGTTCGCCCCAAACTACGGCTTTGCCGCAGGTCGGACAGTTTACCTTGGTGATTTCAGGGTCCATCTTTACTCCTAACAACAGGCAAGTTCAAAAGTCAGTCTGGCAGGCACTTGACCACGTTCGCTATCGAGTGGCAAGAACCGAATGGCGTAACGGGTTTTATGGCCAGACACTTGCGGATACAGCTGATTTTCCAAAGAGATACGCAATCTTAAAAGATCGGCGCCTTCGGCATTCTCTTGGAAGAATCCATTGAGGCTGATTTGGTTTTTAAATGCACCAGATTGGCGAATTAAATCTAATACCTGCGTCAGCGCATTATTCAGCGGATTAAGGGTTGCGAGCCACTCCTGCACGTCGCCGTCACGCTGAGACTGTGGCAGATGCAGCCAGATATGCAGGGTTGGCAAATCAAAACTACAGCAGCCGCCGGGAATACTGAGGCGTTGACGAACCAGCGCCATCAGCCTGTCTTCGCGCAGCGCCTGGCCGATTCTCGGGGCTTTCATCAATACGGCCGCAGTGTGCTTGAGTTCTGCACGCAGGGAATCTATGCGTGAAAGATCAACGCCGGGAACATCTTGCCATTGCGATAGCTTTTGCTGCTGGCGTTCTAGCTCTTTGAGTAAATCAGTCCTTACTTCTCCACGCTCCAGAACGTCCAATAAATCAGACGCAGTGCGGAAAAAAAGTAACGCGGTAGAAATGGACGTGATTTGAGTATTGGCATGCATCTGCTGCAATAAAAACTCAATGCGCAGCCATGTCCGCATTTTTTCATTTAAAGGATGTTCAAAGAGAACGGTAGTTACTACATCACTCATTCTTGTCAATATCCTGTCGGGTCGCTGAAGCCGCCAATTCCAGATAACGGCTATGTAATGAAGCAACACGCGGTTCGAGCGTCTCGGCACCACCGTTGTTATCAATAATGTCATCCGCGCAGGCTAATCGCTGTTGGCGAGTCGCTTGCGCAGACAGAATACTTTGAGCCTGCTGTAGGCTGATACCATCGCGCTGCATGGTTCTGGCTAGCTGCGTCTGTTCGCTGACATCCACCACCAACACGCGATCCGCCACGCTATGCAATCCGTTCTCCACCAGCAAAGGAACAACCCACACGAGATAGGGGGTTGTCGCCGCAGCGAAAAGTTCGCGCGTTCTGGCATGAATTAAAGGGTGAAGAAGCTGATTAACCCACTGTTTTTCTTCGGGATGAGTGAAGATTTTTTGTCGCAATGCGCCGCGATTCAGTGAGCCGTCATTATGAGCAATCTCTTTACCAAAGTGATCAATTAAAGCCTGTAATGCCGGTTGCCCAGGTTCTACTACCTGGCGAGCAATGACGTCAGCATCAACGATACTCACGCCGTGGCGGGCGAAGCTGTCGGCGACGGTACTTTTGCCGCTGCCAATGCCCCCGGTCAATGCAACGATATAACTCATGCGTTCACTCTAAAAAGACTGTTGGCTTAAATGATAAAGAGATTATGAGTAAGTGCAAGCCGGGCTGGTCTCGCTTTTAGCTCAAGGTTTCGCTTAATTGCAGATTCAAAGTCTGTGATTAAAGTTGTGAAAGCAGTCTTGCCGTTACGGTTTTCCTGCGTATGATAAAACCACTGGAAAGGGTGGCAAACAACCCCGTTTGTACCTTAGCGATCCGTCGCCACGATTTATCGCAACAAACCAGGACATGACCTCATGCGTATTGAAGAAGATTTGAAGTTAGGTTTCAAAGACGTTTTAATCCGGCCAAAACGTTCTACCCTCAAAAGCCGTTCAGAAGTAGAGCTAGAGCGCACTTTCACCTTCAAACACCCCGGTTTCAGCTGGTCTGGCACCCCGATTATTGCGGCCAATATGGATACCGTGGGGACTTTCCGTATGGCGCAGGCTCTCGCTTCATTCGACGTTCTTACCGCGGTGCACAAACACTACAGCGTTGAACAATGGAAGGCGTTCGTCAATGCGTCCAATGAATCTGTCCTGCGTCACGTTATGGTTTCTACCGGCACTTCAGAGTCTGATTTCACCAAGCTGAAGCAGATTTTGGCGCTTTCTCCGCTGCTTAAATTTGTGTGTCTTGATGTTGCCAACGGCTATTCAGAGCATTTTGTCTCCTTCTTACAGCGCGTGCGTGAAGCATGCCCAGACAAAGTGATTTGCGCCGGTAACGTCGTGACGGGCGAAATGGTTGAAGAACTGATCCTCTCTGGCGCAGATATCGTCAAAGTTGGGATTGGACCTGGCTCAGTCTGCACCACGCGTGTAAAAACCGGCGTGGGCTACCCGCAGCTCTCTGCCGTAATTGAATGTGCTGACGCGGCACACGGCCTAGGCGGCCAAATCGTCAGTGATGGTGGATGTGCCGTGCCGGGCGATGTCGCCAAAGCCTTTGGCGGCGGTGCTGACTTCGTGATGCTCGGCGGTATGCTGGCTGCCCATGACGAGTGCGAAGGTACCGTGGTTGAGGAAGATGGCGAGAAGTTCATGCTGTTCTACGGCATGAGCTCTGAATCTGCCATGAAGCGCCACGTTGGTGGCGTTGCAGAATATCGCGCTGCTGAAGGTAAAACGGTAAAACTGCCTTTACGCGGGCCGGTGGAAAATACCGTTCGCGACATCCTCGGCGGATTACGTTCTGCCTGCACCTATGTCGGCGCAGAGCGTCTAAAAGAGCTGACTAAGCGAACCACGTTTATTCGCGTAGCTGAGCAAGAAAACCGTCTTTTCGGCTCTAAATAACTCGCTCGGGCACGGTGGCTTTTGCCTATGGCCGCCGTGCTCTCTGCCTCACCTGCTTCACCCCATAGCCGCACCCAGCTGGAATATCGGCAAGTACATCGCTATCACTAAACCCCCCACTAAGACCCCCATGACCACCATCATCAGTGGCTCGATGGACTGCGCCATGGTGTCGGCCAACTGGTTTGCCTGCTGGTTATGCCACTGAGCGAGTTTCAATAAGATTTCATCCAGTGACCCTGACTCTTCGCCAATATGAATCAACTGCTGGCAGAGGGAAGGGAATAGGGGCGAATGGCCAAAGGCTTGGTGTAGGGGCGTACCAAGAGCGATTTGATGCTTAATGTCTAAAATAGCCTGCTCAAATAGCAGATTGGTTGAAGCCGTTGCCGCAGCTTCTAGGCTAGCAATGAGTGTCAAACCCGCCTGTTGCGTCATGGCCAGCGTTTGGAAAATCTGCCCTAAGCAGCTGTCTGCTATGAGATTTCGGATCAGCGGCACGCGCATCAGTAACCTCTGTTCTCGACTACGCCACAGGGCTTGGGGATGATATTTTTTGAAATAAAAGACGGCGGCAATAATGATAAGAAAGGTTGTTGCCGGACCAAAACGTATTAATCCCTGCGAGGCAAGGATCAGTAGGGTAGTAAACCAAGGGAGCTGGGCGTCAAATGATGCATAGATTTTAGCGAATTCCGGCAAAACCATGGTTAGCATTAAAATGGTCACCGTGCTGGCAATCGCTAATACGATCAGCGGATATCTCAGCGCTTTTTTTACCTTCTGGCTCAATTCCGCCTGTTTTTCCTGCTGTAGAGCCAACTGTAAGCAACAGTGGTCTAGCTGCCCGGTCATTTCCCCAATAGCAATAATACGGCGAAAGATAACGGGAAAAACCTGCGGAAACTGCCCCACCATGGCGGAAAGCGGAGTGCCCTCGCGCACTCCGGTGAAAATATTTTGCAGAATGCATCGCCATGGCGCTTTCGGATGCTCCTTCGCCAGCAGCGTCAAGCTGTTCACCAGAGGTAGCCCCGTTTGTAGCAGCGTCGCCAATTGCCGGATAAAGGCAATCAGGTCGGCACCTTTCCAATAGGACGCGCGTACCCTCTGGTGGCGTTTCACTCTGATCGGCTGAAGAGCCATGGTGAAAAGTTGTTGATGCACGGCAAGCTCATCCGCCGCTAGCAGTTCTCCTGACTGGAAGTGGCCAAGCGCGTCGACACCCTCCCAGCGATACAAATTCAGGCGATGTGTTGGCGGATGAGCTTCAGTCATGCAGCTTCTCCTTCACCTGAAACGCGATAGAGCTCCTCCAGCGAGGTAGTACCTTGCTGGACCAGCAACATCCCCGCTTCCATCAGCGTTTTATATCCCTGCGAGCGCGCAATTTTATTCAAATCTGTCACGCTTGCGCCATTAACCAGTGCCTGTTGTAGCGCAGGAGTAATGGTTAAAATCTCATAAATCCCCGTCCTGCCATAATAGCCTTGATAGCAGCGCTCACAGCCTACTGCAATCCATAACGGCATCGGGCCGGGGCGGCCTTTCTCACTATGATTGACGAAAGAAGCATGAGGTTTTCGACAGTGTGGACAGAGCTTGCGTACCAGCCGTTGGGCAATCACCAGCTTTAAACTGGCGGCAATGTGATAGCCCTCAATACCCATCTGCCCCAATCGATTAAGGGTTTCGCAAGTTGAATTGGTGTGCAGAGTCGACAGCACCATATGGCCCGTTTGTGCCGCCTTTATGGCGATTTCAGCCGTTTCCTGATCGCGTATTTCGCCAACCATGATGACGTCGGGATCTTGCCGCAGTAGGGCGCGCAGCACGGTAGCGAAGCTTAAATCCGTTTTGGTATTAATCTGGGTTTGATTAATACCCGTCACGGGGATCTCGACCGGGTCCTCGACGCTACAGATATTACGCTGTACAGCATTCAGGTGCCGCAAACCGCCATACAGCGTGACGGTTTTGCCACTGCCTGTTGGGCCAGTGACCAGAATCAGCCCCTGCGGGCATTTCAAGGCGTTGATGTAATGGCATAAATCTCGCGGAGTGAAACCCAGCTGGTCCAACCCTAAATCTTGCTCAGTGATCTTCAGCACCCGCAAGACGATTTTTTCACCATAAAGCGTGGGCAGCGAAGAGATACGCAGTGAAAAGCGTTGGTTTTGTAGTGTCACCATCAGTTGCCCGTCCTGCGGCAATCTTCGTTCTGCCACATTGAGCTGGCCCATGATTTTGATTCGAGCGCACAGGCTGGCGGTCATTGAAGCCTCTGGCCCTGGGATCTCCTGCAACACCCCATCAATGCGTAAACGGATACGCAGGGCATTTTCGTTAGGCTCGAAATGGATATCTGAAGCGCGGCGAAGTATGGCAGTGCGCAGAACCTGATTTAAGAAATTCACCACCGGCGCTTCACTGTCATCATCCAGCTCGTTACTGCTGGTGGAGAGCACTGACGCCATAGCCGTCGGTTCTTCTAACGCCACTTCTTGTTGAGAAGCCGTAGATTTTTCGATGGCCTGGGTGAAACGTTCCGCAGTCCACAATTCAATTTCAATTTTTAGGGCACAGGCAAATTCAAGCGCCTTTTTAAGTGCATCGGTATCGCTTTCAATTTCATGACAGGCGACCCGTATGATTGAATCATCCTTGTGTAAAACAATGGCTTTATAGCGCTGGCAAAGCTTATCAAGCGCTTCGTCAGTCGGGTGAGTATGGCTTGCTGATATGTTCATTCCGCAGCCTTAGGCGGTGTGGCAAAGCGGAAGACGCTTTCACAAGCCTGTTTCATTACTGCGTTTTGGGTATTGGTGCAGGTTCTGCTCCAGCTGATTGTTCCTGAGGTGGCATTGAGGGAAGGGGCCATCACCACGCTTAAACCATTTAGCGCCTGTTGGCCTGTCAGGGTGATCACGCCCGCTGCCACGGCAACCTGACTGACATAGCGCGTTGCGGCCGTCGCCGGAATGCCTTGAGTGGCGATATTGCAGGGGGTGAGGGTGCCCTGATCAATAGCGCAAAGCTCAACGCCGGTTTTATAGGGCACCATGGTTTGCAGCATATCGGTGAGCGCGGCTTTTTGAATGTAACTTTGGTAGGCCGGAATACCAATGGCGCTGAGTATGGCAATAATGGCAATCACCACCATCAGTTCGATAAGTGTAAATCCTTGTTGTCTAAGCTGATTGTTTCTCGTCATGTGCATTTCTCCTTAATATTAATGGCTTGAAATCGGGCCTCCATCGCCCTTGGCCAGCAACTTAGCGATTAATATTTTCAGGTGCTACTCCCGTTGAACGGCTCTCCGCGACACCTCCAGAAATTAAAATGAGCGCATGCAAAAGCCCGCAAAGATTGCGGCATGTCTCGCAATGTTGAAGGTTGGGGTCAGAAGAATTCCGTATTACAAGAAATAAGGTGATAGAAGGTAAGGCAGGAAGAGAAATGCCCTCTGATGACAGAGGGCGAGGTAACAATGAGAAGCTAAAAGGATTAGCTAAAGCGCATGGAGAGGTCCATGGCGCGGATATGCTTGGTTAAAGCGCCGACGGAGATGTAATCGACACCCGTCTCGGCAAATTCGCGCAGGGTTTTGTCAGTGACGTTGCCAGACACTTCGAGCTGCGCACGCTGATTGGTGAGAGCAACGGCATCGCGCATCATCGGCACGGTGAAGTTATCGAGCATGATGATATCTGCTCCGGCATCCAGGGCCTGTTGCAGCTCATCGAGGGTTTCGACTTCAACCTCAACGGGCACGCTGGCGTGGATCTGCTGCGCCTTGGCAACGGCGGCTTTGATCGAGCCGCTGGCAATGATGTGATTCTCTTTTATCAGGAATGCATCGGCCAGACCTAAACGGTGGTTGCTGCCACCGCCGCAAAGCACGGCATATTTCAGCGCGGTGCGCAGGCCTGGCAGGGTTTTACGGGTATCCAGCAGGCGGGTTTGGGTGCCTTCCAGCAGCTTCACGTAATGGCTCACTTCGGTGGCGACGCCCGATAAGGTTTGTACGAAGTTCAATGCAGTACGTTCGCCGGTCAGCAGCACGCGCGCAGACCCAGAAAGCTCACAAAGGGTTTGATTCTCAACCACTTTGTCGCCGTCCTGTACCTTCCATGAGATTGTGACACTGCCGTTGCTCAGCTGGTTGAACACTTCATCAAGCCATTTCTGGCCACAAAAAATGCCGGCTTCTCGGGTAATAATTGTCGCCTTTGCGAGCGTGTTTTCATCGAGAAGTTGGGCAGTCAGATCGTTATCGGCGTTGGCCTCACCACCGAGGTCTTCGCCCAGTGCCTGAGTCACTGATGCAGGGATATCATTTTGAATACGTTCGAGTAACAGCGCCCGGCGACTTTCAAGGCTGTAGCTGCGGGTAGACATACAAATACTCCGAAATGGCGGCTAAGGGAGAGAAAAAAACATGCTACCCTGTTGCCGTAATAAGTACCACCAAAGCCCACCGTTGAGGTCCTTGATGCAGTTAGAAAATGGCTGGATTACCGAAGCCCGAAAGGTAATTTCCCCGCACTTTGATCTTCGCCCTGAAGATGAAATTCCTTCGTTGCTGGTTATTCATAACATCAGCCTGCCGCCCGGTCAGTTTGGCGGTCCTTATATTGATCAACTGTTTACCGGAACGCTGGACCCCAACGAGCACCCTTATTTTGCTGATATCCATCATTTACGCGTGGCGGCGCACTGTCTGATTCGTCGTGATGGGGAGATTGTGCAGTATGTGCCTTTCGACAAACGTGCATGGCATGCTGGCGTTTCGGTGTGGCAGGGAAGGGAGCGCTGTAACGACTTTTCAATTGGTATTGAGCTGGAAGGGACGGATTCCGACCCCTTTACCGAGGCGCAATATCAAAGCCTGATTTCAGTTAGTGAGTTGTTAATTAAGCACTATCCTATTAGTGTTGATAGCATCACTGGTCACAGTGACATCGCCCCCGGCCGCAAAACGGACCCCGGCCCTGAGTTTCAGTGGGAGCACTATTTGTCATCATTAGGGCAACATCAGGTTAACGAGAGCGACAGGGACTGACGTAAACTACGGCGTAATGGATGGGCTATTTTCCGCCCTTGACGTGCAACAGAGAGAGTAATTACCGATGACGTTATTTACCTTATTGTTGGTGCTGGCTTGGGAGCGCCTGTTCAAATTGGGCGAGCACTGGCAGTTAGATCATCGTTTCGAAGTGATTTTCCGTCGCGGGCATAATGCCAGCCTGACGAAAACTCTGGCGATTGCCATTGTCTGGATGGCCCTGCTGTGGCTGGTACTGCGGGCGTTTCACGGTTTCTTCTTCGGCGTGCCATCTTTAATTCTTTGGGTAGTGATTTGCCTGTTCTGCATCGGCGCGGGTATTAAGCGCAAGCATTACCGTGCCTATCTCAAGGCAGCGCGTCAGGGAGATGCTAACGCTTGTTCGGCTATGGCCGAGGAGCTAGCCCTGATCCACGGTTTACCGGTTGATTGTACTGAAGAAGTTCGGCTAAGAGAGTTACAAAACGCGCTGCTGTGGATTAACTTCCGCTACTATCTGGCACCGCTGTTTTGGTTCGTGGTTTTCGGTCCTTACGGCCCAATTGCGCTGGGTGGTTACGCCGTCTTGCGTGGCTATCAAACTTGGCTGGCGCGCCATACCACGCCGATGAAACGTTCGCAGTCTGGTGTGGATGCCTTATTGCATATTCTGGATTGGATCCCTGTTCGGCTGGCGGGTGTGGCTTACGCGCTGCTGGGACATGGCGAGAAAGCGCTGCCAGCATGGTTTGCTTCTCTGGGGGATATCCACACATCGCAATATCAGGTTTTGACTAATCTGGCACAGTTCTCTCTGGCCCGTGACCCGCATACCGACCCGGTGCAAACGCCGCGCTCTGCTGTCTCTCTGGCGCGAAAAGTCACCATGATTATTCTGGTGGTGGTTGCTATTCTGACCATTTACGGCACTCTGGTTTAAGCTCGAGCAAACCTCCCGCCCATAAAAAAAAGCCCGATTATTCACCGGGCTTTTTACTTTTAACATCTATAAGCCAGAACGCTTGTAAGTGAAAAACCTTACTTTGCCGCTGCGTTCAACGCTTTACTATTTCTGCTTTTCAGCAGGTAACCCACGGCCAGAATGGCGATCCACACAGGGATCAGCCATACGGAGATGGCCATGCCCGGGGTGATAGCCATAATCACCAGAATTGCCGCCATAAAGAGCAGGCAGATGTAGTTACCGACTGGATAGAGCAGCGCTTTGAACTTCGGCTCCACGCCTTCTTTACGTTTAGCCTGGCGGAACTTGATGTGTGCCAGGCTGATCATCGCCCAGTTGATCACCAATGCTGAAACCACCAACGCCATCAGCAGTCCAAAGGCTTCGCCCGGCATCAGGTAGTTAATCAATACGCAAAGCGCGGTAGTCGCAGCTGACACTAGAATTGAGCTTACCGGCACGCCGCGTTTATCCACATTGAGCAAGGCTTTTGGCGCATTGCCCTGTTGAGCAAGGCCGAACAGCATACGGCTGTTGCAGTATACGCAGCTGTTATAGACCGACAGCGCCGCCGTCAGGATAACCACGTTCAGGGCGTTAGCCACCAGCGCGTCTCCAAGCTCATGGAAAATCAGTACGAACGGGCTGGTGTCTGGCCCTACGCGCGTCCAAGGCATCAGTGAAAGCAGCACTGCCAGCGAACCCACATAGAAAATCAGGATGCGGTAGATAACCTGATTGGTCGCTTTTGGAATGCTGACCTCTGGATTATCGGCTTCTGCGGCAGTAATACCAACCAGCTCAAGGCCGCCAAACGAGAACATAATGATCGCCATCATCATGACTAGCCCGGTCATGCCGTGAGGCAGGAATCCGCCTTGTTCCCACAGGTTTCGCACGGTTGCCTGCGGGCCAGCGGTGTCGCTGAACAGCAACCAGCCACCGAACAGGATCATGGCAACAACGGCCACAACCTTAATGATTGCAAACCAGAATTCCATCTCACCAAACACTTTGACGTTGGTGAGGTTGATGGCGTTAATCAGCACGAAGAAAGCTGCTGCAGAGGCCCATGTTGGGATCTCCGGCCACCAGAATTGAATGTATTTACCGACGGCGGTCAGTTCTGCCATGGCAACCAGGATGTAAAGCACCCAGTAGTTCCAGCCCGACGCGAAGCCAGCAAAACCACCCCAATATTTATAGGCAAAATGGCTAAATGAGCCTGCTACAGGCTCTTCCACGACCATCTCACCCAGCTGACGCATAATCAAAAAAGCTATAAATCCAGCAATAATGTAGCCAAGGATAATTCCCGGGCCCGCGGACTGGATAACGGAGGCGCTGCCCAGAAACAGGCCTGTCCCGACAGCCCCGCCCAGCGCAATCAACTGAATGTGGCGGTTTTTTAACCCGCGCTTCAGCTCATCGCCATGTTGTCGATCATCCATCTACTGATCCTCTGTGTTTGGGTAAACCCCATA
This window contains:
- the coaE gene encoding dephospho-CoA kinase (Dephospho-CoA kinase (CoaE) performs the final step in coenzyme A biosynthesis.), with translation MSYIVALTGGIGSGKSTVADSFARHGVSIVDADVIARQVVEPGQPALQALIDHFGKEIAHNDGSLNRGALRQKIFTHPEEKQWVNQLLHPLIHARTRELFAAATTPYLVWVVPLLVENGLHSVADRVLVVDVSEQTQLARTMQRDGISLQQAQSILSAQATRQQRLACADDIIDNNGGAETLEPRVASLHSRYLELAASATRQDIDKNE
- the gspE gene encoding type II secretion system protein GspE → MNISASHTHPTDEALDKLCQRYKAIVLHKDDSIIRVACHEIESDTDALKKALEFACALKIEIELWTAERFTQAIEKSTASQQEVALEEPTAMASVLSTSSNELDDDSEAPVVNFLNQVLRTAILRRASDIHFEPNENALRIRLRIDGVLQEIPGPEASMTASLCARIKIMGQLNVAERRLPQDGQLMVTLQNQRFSLRISSLPTLYGEKIVLRVLKITEQDLGLDQLGFTPRDLCHYINALKCPQGLILVTGPTGSGKTVTLYGGLRHLNAVQRNICSVEDPVEIPVTGINQTQINTKTDLSFATVLRALLRQDPDVIMVGEIRDQETAEIAIKAAQTGHMVLSTLHTNSTCETLNRLGQMGIEGYHIAASLKLVIAQRLVRKLCPHCRKPHASFVNHSEKGRPGPMPLWIAVGCERCYQGYYGRTGIYEILTITPALQQALVNGASVTDLNKIARSQGYKTLMEAGMLLVQQGTTSLEELYRVSGEGEAA
- the zapD gene encoding cell division protein ZapD, giving the protein MSDVVTTVLFEHPLNEKMRTWLRIEFLLQQMHANTQITSISTALLFFRTASDLLDVLERGEVRTDLLKELERQQQKLSQWQDVPGVDLSRIDSLRAELKHTAAVLMKAPRIGQALREDRLMALVRQRLSIPGGCCSFDLPTLHIWLHLPQSQRDGDVQEWLATLNPLNNALTQVLDLIRQSGAFKNQISLNGFFQENAEGADLLRLRISLENQLYPQVSGHKTRYAIRFLPLDSERGQVPARLTFELACC
- a CDS encoding GMP reductase, translated to MRIEEDLKLGFKDVLIRPKRSTLKSRSEVELERTFTFKHPGFSWSGTPIIAANMDTVGTFRMAQALASFDVLTAVHKHYSVEQWKAFVNASNESVLRHVMVSTGTSESDFTKLKQILALSPLLKFVCLDVANGYSEHFVSFLQRVREACPDKVICAGNVVTGEMVEELILSGADIVKVGIGPGSVCTTRVKTGVGYPQLSAVIECADAAHGLGGQIVSDGGCAVPGDVAKAFGGGADFVMLGGMLAAHDECEGTVVEEDGEKFMLFYGMSSESAMKRHVGGVAEYRAAEGKTVKLPLRGPVENTVRDILGGLRSACTYVGAERLKELTKRTTFIRVAEQENRLFGSK
- the ppdD gene encoding prepilin peptidase-dependent pilin, with the protein product MTRNNQLRQQGFTLIELMVVIAIIAILSAIGIPAYQSYIQKAALTDMLQTMVPYKTGVELCAIDQGTLTPCNIATQGIPATAATRYVSQVAVAAGVITLTGQQALNGLSVVMAPSLNATSGTISWSRTCTNTQNAVMKQACESVFRFATPPKAAE
- the mutT gene encoding 8-oxo-dGTP diphosphatase MutT; protein product: MSLKRITISVGIIRNAQKEIFITQRDASSHMAGFWEFPGGKVEQGETPVQAVIRELQEEAGIVAEKPVLIKSLEHIFPDRVINLHFHLVEQWQGEPYGKEGQPMRWVPQAELKVEDFPPANESIVKALNNGEI
- the secA gene encoding preprotein translocase subunit SecA yields the protein MLIKLLTKVFGSRNDRTLRRMRKVVDLINRMEPEIQKLTDDQLKAKTDEFRARLAKGEVLENLIPEAFAVVRESSKRVFGMRHFDVQLLGGMVLNERCIAEMRTGEGKTLTATLPAYLNALSGKGVHVVTVNDYLAQRDAENNRALFEFLGLTIGINLPNMPAPAKRAAYAADITYGTNNEYGFDYLRDNMAFSPEERVQRKLHYALVDEVDSILIDEARTPLIISGPAEDSSEMYIRVNKLIPKLIRQEKEDSDSFQGEGHFSVDEKARQVHLTERGLVLIEEMLMEAGIMDDGESLYSPSNIMLMHHVTAALRAHVLFTRDVDYIVKDGEVIIVDEHTGRTMQGRRWSDGLHQAVEAKEGVDIQNENQTLASITFQNYFRLYEKLAGMTGTADTEAFEFSSIYKLDTIVVPTNRPMVRKDLPDLVYMTEMEKIGAIIEDIRERTANGQPVLVGTISIEKSEVVSRELDKAGIAHSVLNAKFHAKEADIVAQAGQPSAVTIATNMAGRGTDIVLGGSWQVEIENLGEDVTDEQKAQIKAAWQIRHDAVLASGGLHIIGTERHESRRIDNQLRGRAGRQGDAGSSRFYLSMEDALMRIFASDRVSNMMRKLGMKPGEAIEHPWVTKAIANAQRKVESRNFDIRKQLLEYDDVASDQRRAIYSQRNELLDVSDVSETIRSIREDVFKSTIDSYIPPQSLEEMWDVEGLEQRLKNDFELEMPIAEWLDKEPELHEETLRERILANAMESYARKEEVVGVEMMRNFEKGVMLQTLDSLWKEHLAAMDYLRQGIHLRGYAQKDPKQEYKRESFAMFASMLESLKYEVVSVLSKVQVRMPEEVEAMEEQRREEAERLARQQHLSHQDQTSLEIEEAERLASGSQGDRKVGRNDPCPCGSGKKYKQCHGRLQK
- the hofC gene encoding protein transport protein HofC; this translates as MTEAHPPTHRLNLYRWEGVDALGHFQSGELLAADELAVHQQLFTMALQPIRVKRHQRVRASYWKGADLIAFIRQLATLLQTGLPLVNSLTLLAKEHPKAPWRCILQNIFTGVREGTPLSAMVGQFPQVFPVIFRRIIAIGEMTGQLDHCCLQLALQQEKQAELSQKVKKALRYPLIVLAIASTVTILMLTMVLPEFAKIYASFDAQLPWFTTLLILASQGLIRFGPATTFLIIIAAVFYFKKYHPQALWRSREQRLLMRVPLIRNLIADSCLGQIFQTLAMTQQAGLTLIASLEAAATASTNLLFEQAILDIKHQIALGTPLHQAFGHSPLFPSLCQQLIHIGEESGSLDEILLKLAQWHNQQANQLADTMAQSIEPLMMVVMGVLVGGLVIAMYLPIFQLGAAMG
- the yacG gene encoding DNA gyrase inhibitor YacG, which codes for MDPEITKVNCPTCGKAVVWGEQSPYRPFCCKRCQLIDLGEWADEEKRIPSKGDINDLDDWSEEEIH